CAGCGGCACGGCCTACCGGCCGGGGGACATCGTCGTCGCGCGCAGCGGCCTGTCGATCGAGGTCAAGAACACCGACGCCGAGGGGCGGCTCATCCTCGCCGACGCGCTGGACATGGCCAAGCAGTATGCGCCGGATCTGCTCATCGACCTCGCCACCCTGACGGGCGCCTGCGTCGTCGCCCTCGCCCACGAGGCGGCCGGCCTCATGGCCAACGCGCGGGGCGAGGCCTTCGTGGCGGGCCTGTGCGCGAGCGGCGAACGCGTCGGCGAGCGACTCTGGCCGCTGCCGCTCTGGGAGGAGTACGACGAGCTGATCAAGAGCGACTGCGCCGACGTCTGCAACACCGGCGGCCGTCACGGCGGCGCGATCGCGGCGGGCAAGTTCCTGCAGCGCTTCGCCGATCACGCGCCCTGGCTGCACCTGGACATCGCCGGCACCGCCTGGACAGGAAAGGAGCGCGACCTCACGCCGAAGGTGGGCAACGGCTTCGGCGTGCGCCTGCTGCTCGATTTCCTCGAAGGCGGACTGGGCCGTTAGCGACGCGCGCACCGGCCGAGCCGGCGCGCAGCGCGGCGAGCGCTTGCCAGCGGCGCGGCCAGCGTCTACCCTGCGCGCATGGTGATCGGCATCGGCATCGACCTGGCGAG
This DNA window, taken from bacterium, encodes the following:
- a CDS encoding leucyl aminopeptidase: SGTAYRPGDIVVARSGLSIEVKNTDAEGRLILADALDMAKQYAPDLLIDLATLTGACVVALAHEAAGLMANARGEAFVAGLCASGERVGERLWPLPLWEEYDELIKSDCADVCNTGGRHGGAIAAGKFLQRFADHAPWLHLDIAGTAWTGKERDLTPKVGNGFGVRLLLDFLEGGLGR